In Rothia mucilaginosa, one genomic interval encodes:
- the tsf gene encoding translation elongation factor Ts: MANYTAADIKALREKTGAGMLDVKKALDEANGDQQKAAEIIRVKGLKGITKREGRATAEGLVAARVENGVGYMIEVNSETDFVAKSDPFIAFGQNVLEAAIAANASTLEELQAASYEGKTVEELTTDAGALLGEKIVVRRVARVEGENVAVYLHKTSKDLPAQVGVLLAVSGENTDEIAHDVAVHIAAMSPKYLDSESIPADQIETEKRVARETAIAEGKPEKILDKIVEGRLKGFFKENTLLDQDFAKDSKKSVAQVLSEAGATATAFARFRVGA, translated from the coding sequence ATGGCGAACTACACCGCAGCAGACATCAAGGCACTGCGCGAGAAGACCGGCGCAGGTATGCTCGACGTCAAGAAGGCTCTGGACGAGGCTAACGGCGACCAGCAGAAGGCTGCCGAGATTATCCGCGTTAAGGGTCTGAAGGGCATCACCAAGCGCGAGGGTCGCGCAACCGCTGAGGGTCTGGTAGCTGCACGCGTTGAGAACGGCGTTGGCTACATGATCGAGGTCAACTCTGAGACCGACTTCGTGGCAAAGTCCGACCCCTTCATCGCTTTCGGCCAGAACGTGCTCGAGGCTGCTATTGCTGCTAACGCTTCCACCCTGGAAGAGCTGCAGGCTGCATCCTACGAGGGCAAGACCGTTGAGGAGCTGACCACCGACGCTGGTGCACTGCTCGGCGAGAAGATCGTTGTCCGCCGCGTTGCACGCGTTGAGGGCGAGAACGTTGCAGTTTACCTGCACAAGACCTCCAAGGACCTGCCGGCACAGGTTGGCGTTCTGCTGGCTGTCTCCGGTGAGAACACCGACGAGATCGCACACGACGTTGCAGTGCACATTGCTGCAATGAGCCCCAAGTACCTGGATTCCGAGTCCATCCCCGCAGACCAGATCGAGACCGAGAAGCGCGTTGCTCGCGAGACCGCAATCGCTGAGGGCAAGCCCGAGAAGATTCTGGACAAGATCGTTGAGGGTCGCCTGAAGGGCTTCTTCAAGGAGAACACCCTGCTCGATCAGGACTTCGCGAAGGACTCCAAGAAGTCTGTCGCACAGGTTCTGTCCGAGGCTGGCGCAACCGCTACCGCGTTCGCACGTTTCCGCGTGGGCGCATAA
- a CDS encoding cell division protein DivIVA → MASTTRGDGFARAAETEPGYKRSEVDRLFTRLAEDYEKLSGASELPEDLYTSRRIRQVVFREEPGGYQLDVVDRALEKIEERFAKLERSRYIEAYGLDNWERSLVETGELLAGRLERPAGERFRRPSKRRHMGYFVGDVDAICDRVYAQLNSEEPLDPSVVRHAKFRPASGTVSYEESQVDAFLDRCIELLQDLL, encoded by the coding sequence TTGGCAAGCACCACCCGCGGAGACGGATTTGCCCGTGCAGCAGAAACCGAACCCGGCTACAAGCGCAGTGAAGTAGACCGCCTGTTCACCCGCCTTGCCGAGGACTACGAGAAGCTCAGCGGAGCCTCCGAGCTACCCGAAGACCTCTACACCTCCCGACGAATCCGCCAGGTCGTCTTCCGTGAAGAGCCCGGCGGCTACCAGCTGGATGTGGTCGACCGCGCCCTCGAAAAGATTGAGGAACGCTTCGCCAAGCTCGAACGCAGCCGCTACATTGAGGCGTACGGCCTGGACAACTGGGAACGCTCCCTAGTGGAGACCGGCGAGCTGCTCGCTGGCCGCCTGGAACGCCCCGCCGGTGAGCGTTTCCGCCGCCCCAGCAAGCGCCGCCACATGGGCTACTTCGTCGGCGATGTGGACGCCATCTGCGACCGCGTGTACGCCCAGCTCAACAGCGAAGAGCCGCTGGACCCCTCCGTGGTGCGCCACGCAAAGTTCCGCCCCGCCTCCGGCACCGTCAGCTACGAGGAATCGCAGGTGGATGCTTTCCTGGACCGCTGCATTGAGCTGCTGCAAGATCTGCTCTAA
- the rpsB gene encoding 30S ribosomal protein S2 → MPVVTMREMLDSGVHFGHQTRRWNPKMKRFILTERNGIYIIDLQQSLAFIDKAYEAVKSTVAHGGNILFVGTKKQAQEVIAEQATRVNMPYVNHRWLGGMLTNFSTISKSIERMKELEQIDFDDVAGSRYTKKELLLMRREFEKLEKTLGGIRNLSKVPSLLWVVDTKKEHLAVNEAQKLGIPVVAILDTNCDPDEVAFPIPGNDDAIRSVNLLTRVIADAVAAGLIERNAKKNGKAEAAEEPMAAWERELLEQHEAAQAEEAAK, encoded by the coding sequence ATGCCCGTCGTAACTATGCGTGAAATGCTGGACTCCGGCGTTCACTTCGGTCACCAGACCCGCCGTTGGAACCCCAAGATGAAGCGTTTCATCCTGACCGAGCGCAACGGCATCTACATCATCGACCTGCAGCAGTCCCTCGCCTTCATCGACAAGGCATACGAGGCTGTTAAGTCGACCGTCGCACACGGTGGCAACATCCTGTTCGTGGGTACCAAGAAGCAGGCTCAGGAAGTTATCGCTGAGCAGGCAACCCGCGTGAACATGCCCTACGTGAACCACCGCTGGCTCGGTGGTATGCTGACCAACTTTAGCACCATCTCCAAGAGCATCGAGCGCATGAAGGAACTCGAGCAGATTGACTTCGACGATGTAGCAGGTTCTCGCTACACCAAGAAGGAACTGCTCCTCATGCGTCGCGAGTTCGAGAAGCTCGAGAAGACCCTCGGCGGTATCCGTAACCTGTCCAAGGTTCCCTCCCTCCTGTGGGTTGTTGACACCAAGAAGGAGCACCTGGCAGTTAACGAGGCTCAGAAGCTGGGCATCCCCGTTGTTGCTATCCTCGACACCAACTGCGACCCCGACGAGGTTGCTTTCCCGATTCCCGGTAACGACGACGCTATCCGCTCCGTCAACCTGCTCACCCGCGTGATTGCTGACGCAGTGGCAGCCGGCCTGATCGAGCGCAACGCTAAGAAGAACGGCAAGGCTGAAGCAGCTGAGGAGCCCATGGCAGCTTGGGAGCGCGAGCTCCTGGAGCAGCACGAGGCTGCACAGGCTGAAGAGGCAGCTAAGTAA
- the pyrH gene encoding UMP kinase codes for MTEANPRPMHRDETGRRRVLLKLSGEVFGGGEVGISTEVVRSIAKQIAATVGEVETSIVIGGGNFFRGAELSQAGMDRSRADYMGMLGTVMNSLALQDFLEQEGIDTRVQSAITMPQVAETYIPRRAIRHMQKDRVVIFGAGAGLPYFSTDTVAAQRALEIHADEVLVAKNGVDGIYTADPNKDPNAERLYNLTYDEAMQRNIRVLDQTAFSLCRDNNVTMRVFGMQGEGNVTRAILGEKMGTLVTR; via the coding sequence ATGACTGAAGCGAATCCCCGCCCGATGCACCGTGACGAAACCGGCCGCCGCCGCGTTTTGCTCAAGCTTTCCGGTGAGGTTTTTGGTGGCGGTGAAGTTGGCATTTCGACCGAGGTCGTGCGCAGCATCGCTAAGCAGATCGCCGCAACTGTTGGCGAGGTTGAGACCTCCATCGTGATTGGTGGCGGTAACTTCTTCCGTGGCGCTGAACTCTCTCAGGCGGGTATGGATCGTTCCCGTGCAGACTACATGGGTATGCTCGGCACCGTGATGAACTCCCTGGCTCTGCAGGACTTCCTGGAGCAGGAGGGTATTGACACCCGCGTTCAGTCGGCTATCACCATGCCGCAGGTTGCTGAGACTTACATTCCTCGCCGCGCGATTCGCCACATGCAGAAGGACCGCGTCGTGATTTTCGGTGCTGGTGCGGGTCTGCCCTACTTCTCCACCGACACTGTGGCTGCTCAGCGCGCCCTGGAAATCCACGCAGATGAGGTTCTGGTGGCTAAGAACGGCGTGGACGGCATCTACACTGCTGACCCGAACAAGGACCCCAACGCTGAGCGCCTGTACAACCTCACCTACGATGAGGCAATGCAGCGCAACATCCGCGTGCTGGACCAGACCGCGTTCTCCCTGTGCCGTGACAACAACGTGACCATGCGCGTGTTCGGCATGCAGGGTGAGGGTAACGTGACCCGCGCGATTCTGGGCGAGAAGATGGGTACCCTCGTTACTCGCTAA
- a CDS encoding phosphatidate cytidylyltransferase yields the protein MSARKEAKEERSAPPAPQPSPQTAATPVKSRSAKAGRNLPAAIGVGVGFGMLLALGLMYQPIFVAIATGAAALGAWEIGHVLNTRRGYGIPEYLLGGLSGAIVVVSYLFGFTGLGIALAVSLLVLLFSSALVRADRQVSLGKSLSGSALALLWVPLMLGIAMVYFQTDHGERGVLMILLMAICNDTFGFIAGVNWGKHPMAPKISPKKSWEGLAGSFVGSAVVGAIALAVMGSPWYWAIPLAAVMVVASTAGDLVESVFKRRMGVKDMSNILPGHGGMMDRLDSILFAAAAGCLIFRFIMPL from the coding sequence ATGAGTGCACGCAAAGAAGCGAAAGAAGAGAGAAGCGCACCGCCTGCGCCACAGCCGAGCCCGCAGACCGCTGCAACGCCGGTGAAGTCGCGCAGCGCCAAAGCTGGCCGTAACCTGCCCGCCGCCATTGGTGTGGGCGTTGGTTTCGGCATGCTGCTGGCGCTGGGTCTGATGTACCAGCCGATTTTTGTTGCGATCGCTACCGGCGCGGCAGCTTTGGGCGCCTGGGAGATTGGGCACGTGCTCAACACCCGCCGCGGCTACGGCATCCCGGAGTACCTGCTGGGTGGCCTGTCTGGCGCAATTGTGGTGGTGTCGTACCTGTTCGGTTTTACCGGGCTGGGCATCGCCCTGGCGGTGAGCCTGCTGGTGCTGCTGTTCTCTTCTGCTCTTGTGCGTGCTGACCGTCAGGTCTCACTGGGTAAGTCTTTGAGCGGTAGCGCCCTGGCTCTGCTGTGGGTGCCGCTGATGCTGGGCATCGCCATGGTCTACTTCCAGACGGACCACGGCGAGCGTGGCGTCCTCATGATTCTGCTGATGGCCATCTGCAATGACACGTTCGGCTTTATTGCCGGTGTGAATTGGGGTAAGCACCCGATGGCGCCGAAGATTTCCCCGAAGAAAAGCTGGGAGGGCCTGGCTGGATCCTTCGTCGGCTCGGCGGTTGTTGGTGCTATCGCCTTGGCGGTCATGGGGTCGCCCTGGTACTGGGCTATTCCGCTGGCGGCGGTTATGGTGGTCGCTTCGACTGCCGGTGATCTGGTGGAGTCCGTGTTCAAGCGCCGTATGGGTGTGAAGGACATGTCGAATATTCTGCCCGGTCACGGCGGCATGATGGATCGCCTGGACTCGATTCTTTTTGCTGCGGCGGCTGGTTGCCTGATTTTCCGGTTTATTATGCCGCTCTAG
- the frr gene encoding ribosome recycling factor: MIEEILAEAGEKMEKTIEATKTEFAKVRTGRVNPAIFSGLTAEYYGAPTPLQQLVSFNVEDARTVKIVPFDVTALAAIEKALRDSDLGVNPSNDGAAIRVVMPEMTAERRKEYTKLVNSKAEESRVSIRNVRRHAKTAIDKLVKDSEIGEDEGARAEKELDAQTKKHIDQVDALYKHKEAELLEV; this comes from the coding sequence GTGATCGAAGAAATCCTTGCCGAAGCCGGCGAGAAGATGGAAAAGACCATCGAAGCAACCAAGACTGAGTTCGCTAAGGTTCGTACCGGTCGTGTGAACCCCGCAATCTTCAGCGGCCTGACCGCCGAGTACTACGGCGCACCGACCCCGCTGCAGCAGCTGGTGTCCTTCAACGTTGAGGACGCACGTACCGTCAAGATCGTTCCCTTCGACGTGACCGCACTGGCGGCTATTGAGAAGGCTCTGCGTGACTCTGACCTGGGTGTTAACCCCAGCAACGACGGTGCAGCTATCCGCGTTGTCATGCCCGAAATGACCGCTGAGCGCCGTAAGGAATACACCAAGCTCGTCAACAGCAAGGCTGAGGAGTCCCGCGTTTCCATCCGTAACGTTCGCCGCCACGCTAAGACCGCTATCGACAAGCTCGTCAAGGACAGCGAAATCGGTGAGGACGAAGGCGCACGCGCTGAGAAGGAACTGGACGCACAGACCAAGAAGCACATCGACCAGGTCGACGCACTGTACAAGCACAAGGAAGCTGAACTGCTCGAGGTCTAA
- the dxr gene encoding 1-deoxy-D-xylulose-5-phosphate reductoisomerase yields MKFGSSARVGGSRDRLTDALTELTRAPQRVTLLGSTGSIGTQAMEVIDHLAALKGTSASADDAPLKVVALSAGSRSLELLARQAVHVRAELIATSGTAEDAQRLRELIEAAASEAGITGYTPQIAHGAEASVQAAAHPADTVLNGITGSIGLEPTLTALNSGYRVALANKESLIAGGPLVRAAVDASPLNTPMVPVDSEHSALAQALASGTDAEIDRLILTASGGPFRGYKREQLHDVTPAQALAHPTWDMGLVVTTNSATMVNKALEVLEAHHLFGVDLDRIDVAVHPQSIVHSMVQFVDGSTIAQASPPSMVLPIALGLTWPHRIPGAVPACDWSKAASWTFEPLDEEAFPAVRMIKDAGKIGGTHPAVFNAANEEAVAAFHAGAIRFTDIVDSVARVLEEHTGSAEAVSDADLTLEAVLNAERWARVRANELLGMTGN; encoded by the coding sequence ATGAAGTTTGGATCCTCAGCACGCGTCGGCGGCAGCCGCGACCGCCTCACCGACGCCCTCACAGAACTCACCCGCGCACCGCAGCGCGTCACCCTCCTCGGCTCAACCGGCTCCATCGGCACCCAAGCCATGGAAGTCATCGACCACCTCGCCGCGCTCAAGGGCACCAGCGCCTCCGCCGACGACGCACCGCTGAAGGTCGTCGCCCTCTCCGCAGGCTCCCGATCCCTCGAACTGCTCGCACGCCAGGCAGTGCACGTGCGCGCCGAACTGATCGCCACCAGCGGTACCGCAGAAGACGCGCAGCGCCTCCGCGAACTTATCGAAGCGGCAGCCTCCGAAGCCGGCATTACCGGCTACACCCCGCAAATCGCTCACGGCGCCGAAGCCTCCGTACAGGCGGCAGCACACCCGGCAGACACCGTCCTCAACGGCATCACCGGCTCCATCGGCCTGGAACCGACCCTCACCGCCCTCAACAGCGGCTACCGCGTGGCACTGGCCAACAAGGAATCCCTCATCGCAGGCGGCCCGCTCGTACGCGCCGCCGTCGACGCATCGCCCCTGAACACCCCCATGGTGCCCGTCGACTCCGAACACTCCGCCCTCGCGCAGGCACTCGCCTCCGGAACTGACGCAGAAATCGACCGACTGATTCTCACCGCATCGGGCGGCCCGTTCCGCGGCTACAAGCGCGAACAGCTGCACGACGTGACCCCCGCGCAGGCGCTCGCACACCCCACCTGGGACATGGGCCTGGTCGTCACCACCAACTCGGCAACCATGGTCAACAAGGCACTCGAAGTGCTTGAAGCACACCACCTGTTCGGCGTGGACCTGGACCGTATTGACGTGGCGGTTCACCCGCAGTCGATCGTGCATTCCATGGTGCAGTTCGTGGACGGCTCGACCATCGCGCAGGCGTCGCCGCCGAGCATGGTGCTGCCCATCGCGCTGGGTCTGACCTGGCCGCACCGCATCCCCGGTGCCGTGCCCGCTTGTGACTGGTCGAAGGCGGCATCCTGGACTTTTGAGCCTCTGGACGAGGAAGCATTCCCCGCCGTGCGCATGATCAAGGACGCCGGTAAGATCGGTGGCACCCACCCGGCAGTGTTCAACGCCGCCAACGAGGAAGCCGTCGCTGCATTCCATGCGGGAGCGATTCGCTTTACCGACATTGTCGATTCGGTCGCGCGCGTGCTGGAGGAGCACACCGGCAGCGCTGAGGCTGTCTCTGACGCTGATTTGACGCTGGAGGCTGTGCTGAACGCGGAGCGTTGGGCTCGCGTTCGCGCGAATGAGCTGCTGGGTATGACCGGCAACTAA
- a CDS encoding M23 family metallopeptidase, with protein sequence MIRPFEKPTQRWSAGHRGVDLAVPVNDRRVYAPAPGKVVFSGTVVNRKVLVIAHPDGRRSTFEPMDEALPVGTTVAAGDVIGTVAGTANGNSERPYRRCSTPCLYWGVRQGGARGDGSGKTTEYVNPMSLLGSKKPSILLPVPGGY encoded by the coding sequence GTGATCCGCCCCTTTGAGAAGCCCACCCAACGCTGGAGCGCGGGGCACCGCGGCGTAGACCTTGCCGTACCCGTAAACGACCGGCGCGTCTACGCACCGGCACCCGGAAAAGTGGTTTTCAGCGGCACGGTCGTCAACCGCAAAGTACTGGTCATTGCGCATCCGGATGGGCGACGCAGCACCTTCGAACCCATGGACGAAGCACTACCGGTCGGCACCACCGTTGCAGCCGGTGATGTCATCGGCACTGTCGCAGGAACGGCGAACGGCAACAGCGAGCGCCCCTACCGGCGATGCTCCACCCCCTGCCTGTACTGGGGTGTACGACAGGGAGGCGCCCGCGGGGACGGCAGCGGCAAGACCACCGAGTACGTCAACCCCATGAGCCTGCTGGGGTCGAAGAAACCTAGCATTCTGCTACCCGTGCCGGGCGGATATTAG
- a CDS encoding ATP-binding cassette domain-containing protein codes for MTDSRAAHAHPPAYSVDIQGVSQHFMQGDTRIDVLKNIDLKVRYGEVVAILGPSGSGKSTLLNILGLLSTPASGSYLLDGTDTATFNAAQRAEARLDSIGFVFQAFHLIEHKNVYRNVELPLIYRGVPKAERAQRVADTLALLGLSHRTDAPITTLSGGEKQRVAIARALIGEPALLLCDEPTGSLDEELTREVIDLLRECTGDQQSTIVITHDPLVAEHCDRVLRMHEGQLIEQKAPQQEETTARELLNQPSFTEEQASKPQGSGRAPWALASLKEAWDATVHRVRRNIFTMLGVVLGIASLVLTVGLTATISGQLADSFDIFRAKHLTISSTRTEAMSRAELLSLAASENYRRVSQLNGVTGTALVDQLDESTDIQRGPDNFGERGANVTASVLAATPTIFSVQGHELVWGRTFDEGHVERNDKVVVLSESVMRQLALPYSPGVTVYIHDEPYTVIGVVRENPSLTLSYGSVYLPLGAKPGADVEKSQPAAGGGAVAAQTGKRSTQIVVSTVAGAANQIAEEAPYALSPERPALYSVSVPPEPKTLREAVDQQQRTMLLAMSVITLVIGAMGIMNTFLVAVMERRREVGLRLAIGMRPSGILLQFSAEALLTGILGAVAGIVLAVNGISIVSLMNRWTPIISADTILLGLGAGALVGVLAGLYPAAKASRIDPAQTLAAG; via the coding sequence ATGACTGACTCCCGCGCTGCTCACGCGCACCCACCAGCCTATAGCGTCGATATTCAGGGAGTGTCCCAGCACTTTATGCAGGGTGACACTCGAATTGACGTGCTCAAAAATATTGACCTGAAAGTCCGCTACGGAGAAGTCGTCGCAATCCTGGGACCGTCCGGCAGCGGCAAATCAACCCTGCTGAACATCCTCGGTCTGCTCAGCACGCCCGCCTCCGGCAGCTACCTGCTGGACGGTACAGACACCGCAACCTTCAACGCGGCACAGCGAGCTGAAGCGCGCCTGGACAGCATCGGTTTCGTCTTCCAGGCGTTCCACCTCATCGAGCATAAGAACGTGTACCGCAACGTTGAGCTACCGCTCATCTACCGTGGTGTCCCCAAGGCAGAACGAGCGCAACGGGTTGCGGATACTCTCGCCCTGCTGGGGCTGAGCCACCGAACGGATGCACCCATCACCACTCTCTCAGGCGGTGAAAAGCAGCGTGTGGCTATTGCTCGTGCGCTCATTGGGGAACCGGCGTTGCTGCTCTGTGATGAGCCGACCGGCTCGCTGGATGAAGAGCTCACCCGTGAAGTGATTGACCTGCTCCGCGAATGTACGGGCGATCAGCAAAGCACGATTGTGATTACCCACGACCCGCTCGTGGCGGAGCACTGCGACCGGGTGCTGCGCATGCACGAGGGGCAGCTCATCGAGCAGAAAGCGCCGCAGCAGGAAGAAACGACCGCTCGTGAGCTTCTGAACCAGCCTAGCTTTACTGAGGAACAAGCATCTAAGCCGCAGGGGAGCGGGCGTGCACCCTGGGCGCTCGCCTCCCTCAAAGAAGCGTGGGACGCTACCGTTCACCGGGTGAGGCGCAATATCTTCACCATGCTTGGTGTGGTTCTGGGTATCGCTTCGCTTGTGCTGACCGTTGGTCTGACCGCCACCATTTCTGGGCAGCTGGCGGACAGCTTCGACATTTTTAGAGCTAAGCACCTGACGATTAGCTCTACCCGAACCGAAGCTATGAGCCGGGCTGAACTTCTGAGCCTAGCGGCAAGCGAGAATTATCGGCGTGTTAGCCAGCTGAACGGAGTGACCGGTACCGCGCTGGTGGATCAGCTGGATGAATCCACCGATATTCAGCGCGGCCCCGACAACTTTGGCGAGCGCGGCGCTAACGTGACGGCGTCCGTCCTTGCTGCAACGCCCACTATCTTTAGCGTGCAGGGTCACGAGCTGGTGTGGGGCCGTACCTTCGATGAGGGGCACGTGGAGCGTAACGATAAGGTCGTGGTGCTCAGCGAAAGCGTGATGCGCCAGCTTGCGCTACCCTATAGCCCCGGAGTTACGGTCTATATTCACGATGAGCCGTACACTGTCATCGGTGTGGTGCGGGAGAATCCCTCGCTGACTCTGTCGTACGGTTCGGTCTACCTGCCTCTGGGTGCGAAGCCTGGTGCCGATGTTGAAAAATCGCAGCCCGCTGCCGGTGGCGGTGCCGTTGCGGCGCAGACCGGTAAGCGTTCCACTCAGATTGTGGTGAGTACTGTTGCCGGTGCCGCAAACCAGATTGCGGAGGAAGCACCGTACGCGCTCTCGCCGGAACGCCCCGCGCTGTATAGCGTGAGTGTTCCGCCGGAGCCGAAGACCCTTCGCGAAGCCGTCGACCAGCAGCAACGCACCATGCTTCTTGCCATGAGCGTTATTACCCTCGTGATTGGTGCAATGGGCATTATGAACACGTTCCTGGTTGCGGTGATGGAGCGTCGCCGTGAGGTGGGTTTGCGTCTGGCTATTGGTATGCGCCCTTCGGGTATTCTGCTGCAGTTCTCGGCGGAGGCGCTGCTGACCGGCATCCTGGGCGCTGTGGCTGGTATTGTGCTGGCGGTTAACGGCATCTCGATTGTGTCTTTGATGAACCGTTGGACGCCGATTATTAGTGCCGACACTATTCTGCTGGGCCTGGGCGCTGGTGCGCTGGTTGGTGTGTTGGCTGGTCTGTACCCGGCGGCGAAGGCTTCGCGTATTGATCCGGCACAGACCCTGGCGGCAGGCTAG